CTCGCCTTTCATGACCGGCACGGCGGTCACCTTGAGCGTGCGCCGTCCTTTCGAGGTCATGACTGAAAGCTCTTCGTTGTAGATGCCGCTCTGCCGCCGGTGCACCCGCTCGAACAGCTCGCGCATCGCTTCGTCCTCGATATGGGTGATAGGTATCGAGCGCTTCCGGGCGGCCTCGATCATGAAGAGCCGTGACGCAGCGGGGTTGGCCAGCACGATCTCGCCCGAAGCATTGGTGACGATAATCGCCTCTCGGATGCTCGACAGTACCTCGCGCAGCCACTCCTCCTTGCGTGTCAGCCGCACGATCTCTTCGGAAAGATAGTTGAACGCCCGCGCCAGACGGCCGATCTCGTCGTCATGCTTGACGGAAATCTTCACCTCCGTCTCGCCATGGAGAAAGCGATCGGCAGCGCTGGCGATGCGGACGAGCGGGCGGGAGAGGAACATCGCGGAGAGCGCGCCAGCCGTCAGGGCGAGCAGGAGCGCCCAGTAGAGGCCGCCTTCGATCCCCTTGTCGATCTGCGCCTCGACGCGCGCGATGTCATGCAGCGGCTTGGCCAGCCTGATCACCGCCCACGGCGCGGGCTGGCCGACCGGCATGGCCATGTAGAGCATGTTTTCGCGGATGGAGACGCTGAAGCGGATCGCCTCTCCCAATCCCCCGGAGAGCGCCGCTTTGACCTCTTCGCGGTTGGCGTGATTTTCAAGCGATGACAGCTTCGCCATCGGAACGTAGGAGTCACCGATCACCCGGCCATCGAGGCCGATCAGCGTGACCCGCACGTCGAGCGTCTTGCCGACCCGGTCGGCCCAATGGTCGGAGAGCGCCAGATCCGTCCAGTCTGGCGGGCGGCTCTCCAGCATTCCGGCGGTGAGGTGAAGGTCATGCAGAAGGCTCGTGCGGACATTCTGGAACAGCACCTTGCGGAGCTGACGCCCCTGATAGACATAGCTGAAGGCAAGCGAAAAAAAGATGATCAGCCCGAAAACCAGACCGAGTCTGAATGAGAGCTTAGCCTTCATTCAACTCTTCTCCGTTTTCATCGAACTTGTAGCCCAGGCCGCGTACGGTCTTGATGAAGCGCCCGGCGTCGCCGAGCTTTTCGCGGAGGCGGGTGACGTGCGTGTCGATGGTGCGGGTGTTGATGCTCTTGTCCACGTCCCACACGTCGCTCAGGAGCACCTCGCGCGTCTGCGCCTGCCCTTTGCGCCTCAGGAGGAGCGCCAGCAGCTTGAACTCCATGAGGGTCAGCACCAGCGGACGGCCGTCGAGCGTGGCGGCGTGGCGTCCGATGTCGATCTCGATGCCGCCCGCGCGGAGCACCTCCTGCACGTTGCTGCGGTTCCGGCGGTCGCGCTTGAGGATGGCGCGAATGCGCAGATTCAGCTCGCGGGGACTGAAGGGCTTGACCACGTAGTCGTCGATGCCAAGTTCGAAGCCGAACACCTTGTCGATCTCCTCGCCCTTGGCGGTGAGCATCACGATGGGCAGGTCGCTCCACTGCACATCCTGCCGGATGCGGCGGCAAACCTCGAAGCCATCGATGCCGGGCAGCATGATGTCGAGCAGCACGAGACTGAAGGCGTGGCGTTGCAGCTCGTCGAGCGCCTCCTCACCGGTGGCGGCGTGAATGCAGGCGTAACCCGCCTTGCCGAGGTTGTATTTCAGGAGTCCGGCAAGATTCCGGTCATCTTCGACGATCAGTATGGAGGGTTCAGCCATGCTTGTTCAGCGATTTTTTTTCGTTTCATTCAATTTTCCAGCAAGCCGCCAAATGCCCGGCTTCATGCTCACGGAGCGGCGGCTGCTCTTTCCGGCAGTGGTCGTCGGCGAGAGGACAGCGCCCGGCGAAGCGGCACCCCTCCGGCAGGCGCGTGGCGCTCGGCACGTTCCCCTCGATCACGTTCAGCCGCTCCTGCCTGGCGCCAAGCCGCGGAATCGACTTGAGCAGCCCCTGCGTGTATGGATGGAGCGGGTTCTCGAAAATGTGCCGCACGGTGCCGCTCTCGGCGATACGCGAGGCGTACATCACGACCACCTCCTCGCACAGCTCGGCCACGACGCCGAAGTCGTGGGTGATCAGCATCACGCTCATGCCCCGCTCCTGGCGGAGCCTGCCGATGAGTTCGAGAATCTGCGCCTGCACGGTCACATCGAGCGCCGTGGTCGGCTCGTCGGCGATGAGCAGCTCCGGCCCGCAGGAGAGCGCCATGGCGATCATCACCCGCTGTCGCATCCCGCCGGACATTTCGTGCGGGTAAGAGTCGATGCGCTCGGAAGGATTCGGAATGCCGACGAGGTTCAGCAGCTCGACCGCCTGCTTTCGCGCCTCGGCCTTGCTCACGTCGCGGTGGTTGAGAATCTGCTCCATGATCTGGTCGCCGCAGGTGAATACCGGATTGAGCGAGCTCATCGGCTCCTGAAAGATCATGGCAATCTCGTTGCCTCGAATCTTGCGCATCTCGGCTTCGCTTGCCTTTACGATGCTGCGCCCTTTCCAGAGGATGTCGCCCCCGGCGAAATAGCCCGGCGGCATCGGCACGAGCCGCATGATCGAGAGCGCCGTCACCGACTTGCCGCACCCCGACTCGCCGACGATACCGATGATGCGGTTCTGGGCGAGCGAAAAGCTCACGCCATCGACAGCCTTGGCGATACCGCTATCGGTACGGTACCAGGTTTTGAGATCCTTGAGTTCGAGAATATGCTCCATAATCCGATTGCGCAGCGCCCAACCCGGCCAACAGCCAGCGACGCCCTTGATTTTACGAAATTGAATGTACCACAGTCAAGGGTGACAATTCAGCCACCCCGCCCCCGCCAAGCCCTAATTTGCACAAATTTCACAAAGTTCACGGGGGGAAAGTTCGCGGGGGAATTCAGCGCCTGTCATTGCGAGGAGCGGAGCGACGTGGCAATCCGGCGGATGATACACGACTCACGAATCACTAAGCGTAAAGTCTTGGTATAATATCGATTTTATAAGAATTTTTGGCAGCAATACTTAGATGTTATTACCTATCCGTCCACTGAAACATCTTGTTGTGCTTTTTCTTTTTCTCTGAGTCTGGTCTCCAAAGCGTTAATCAGTGATTCAATAATAAGTTTGTCTTGAACGTTTGTTGCTTCCTTGGGATTCAGTGAGACCTGTTTTGCGACCATATATTTTATATCTTTCTCTATGGAATCATCCCAAGGCTTCCCATGAGCATCGAATACATCTTTTAGTCGCTCTGACCACTTTTTCTTTCCTCTAAACTTCGGGATTGATAAATTGATATGATACTTATTCTCAATTGATGCCTTATAAATATCTACAGCAAATAAATCTTCAATTTCACTTTCGTTTCGTCCATAAGCCTTTGCGAGATTAATCTGACCATCTTCAAGCAAGCCACTGTCTTTTGCTTTTTTATAAGATTCCCTTCCACACCGATCATCATCAACGAACACATGATATAAACATATTGCATCGCGAAGTAAACTGATTTTGTAAGATAAATTAGTACCTCCGTTTAATGAGTCAAAAGCAAGCGATCCATTTTCAATAGCTTTTGACAAATACTCAGAATATCCTTGAATAATTGCTTTTAAGCTAATAATATCATCTTCACCTTCGACAACCAGCACCATCTCTGCATTTCTCAAATTATCAGAAGCACGAACACCAAGTATTGTTCTTATTTCTTCAACATTTTTTGCGGGTTTAGCTTTACGGTCATTAACTATAATATTATTTGATATGGCTCGTCTATCAACAAAAAGAGGATTATGAGATGTGATTATAATTTGATGTTTTTCGCTCAGCTTATCAATAACTTCTTTTAACTCATGAATTGCATTGGGATGAAGATGGGATTCTGGTTCTTCTATGGCAATGACGAACTTCTTACCACCAGATGTTCTATCTGATGCGTGACGTATAATTCCTAATGCCGCTAAACTTTGCACTCCATCACCTTTATACTGCAATGGCGTCATAGTTCCATCATCAACCAACACTTCAGTGCCTCTTCGAAATGCCTGCATTCTTTCTGCTTGAGGTAATTCAATTTTGACTTTTTTAACTTGGGGTAAAAATTTTTTTAAAGTTTGGTAAATACTAACTGATAAAGTTTCGAGAATAGGTTTTTGTAATTCTTCAATCTTTTTCAGTGCATTTTGATAATCTGGATGATCTTCAATACCTAATAATTCACGATTAACAAGGTCTGATACTATATCTTGTGCGGATTGGGCTGTTCTAACGGCAGGAATATGTTCAAATTCAATCCGACTAGAAACAAAATCAGCAATTTGAGGTGATTTCTTGGATAATGAAGCTGAACCCTTTCCCTTCTTATGATACGAAACAGTCACTCCATTTTTTCCAATTCCTATTTTAATAGGTAGATTTCCAGTGATTCTACTATTTACCTCTTGATAAAACTCATCGTACTCTTTGTCTTCCAGCGTAAACTCTAAAATTATCTCAGTCTCCCCATTAGGATACTTTTTTTGAAGATTAATAGGATAATCCTTTTCCCAATTATAACCACGAGCACTATTAATTGTTCGATAACGCCGACCAAACATAAATCTTTGTCGATCTCTTGTAAGAATTGTCATGGCTAATACCAAACCACGAAGAATATTCGATTTACCTTCATTATTTGGGCCAATCAACACGGTTGATCGTCCCAAACGAATTCGTTTGGCGGAAGAAATGCTTCTATATTGAGATACCGAAATTGCGTGTAATTTCATCTAATCTTCTCCGTCTTATTATATTTATTCTGATTTATCATTTCCAGAATCATGTATAGCTTCAACCGGCACCATCTCTTCAATGAGAGTTTCCGGCGCAATATCCTGTTCGTGCGGCCAGGCGACAGCGACAAAAAGAATCCCGACCTGATTGAAATAATGCACATCTTTCAGCTCCCGAAAGACGCCGCGATCAAGGTAAGGCTTCATATCAAACACACCCTGACGCCCATCTTCAATTTCAACATAAATGCGATAATCAGGTAACGGCTTGACAACTTTTACGTCCAAAGCCCTGCAATGACGAGCAATTTGCTCATCGGCATCGGGTGCCCGCTTGAGCTTGCCCGCCTCAAAGGCTTCAAGGATTTCCCGTTCTTCTGTATCAAAGTTACTCATGAGTAAACCCGGAATTCTGCATCAGACAACCTGTAATCCAAGTGTAAATCTAACGAAGCTTATCGGTTATACCAACACTTTGCCGCGCTCGCGCCCTGCCGCGCCACGTAGCCGTCAGCTCATCCCCGGCTTCCGAAAAGCGGCACTGCGCAAATCCAGCGTATAGATACCAGATACCGGCAATTCACGCTACCACACTGGTATTCGTAACTCGTCGTCACTACGATTGCTTCCTGAATAAAGGCTGTTTATTATATTGCCTGTTGTATAAATCTCAACAGGTACAACCGGCCACCCGCATGAGCGACTGGCGGCTGGGTTGTCTGCTCCACGGAATGCCTCCAAGGAGTTCTCCCCTTTTGCCCGAAATCAGTATCGACGCCCGTCTCATGAAATTTACCGCCGATCCCACGCCCCAGCTTGCCAGCATCGTCAAAAAACCGGTCGATCTCGTGCTCGACAGCCTCGCCGCGTCGGCGCCGTATCGCGCGCTCCGCGAGACGCTCGCCGCGCCGCTGGCGGGCGAAGAGCGGCGTTCCGTCAGCATCTCTGGCGTTCGGGGTTCGCTCGCGCCATTCATCGCAGCCAGGCTGTTCCGGGATTTCGATGCGCCGGTTGTGCTCTTTTGCGGCGCGGACGAGGAGGAGGTGTACGACAACGACCTGCCGCTCCTGCTTGGCGGCAAGCCCTTCCGCAACACCGCCGACGAGCTCTCTCCGGCGCTCGGAATGCTCTCGCGCCGCCAAACGCTCGTCGTGCTCGCCGCGTTCGATGACCTCGGCATCGAGGTTTGCAGCGCCGAAGCTTCGAAGGATCGAGTCTTCCCGTTGGCCGCCGGAGCTGACGTCGGTTACGACTCTCTGATGTCGTTCCTGAAAAACAACGGCTTCGAGAAACGGGAGTTCGTCGAAAACGAAGGCGATTATTCGGTGCGCGGCTCGATCATCGACCTCTTCTGCTACGGCAGCCACGAGCCGGTGCGCATCGAGTTTTTTGGCGACACGGTCAGCTCGCTCAGGAATTTCGACACCGACAACCAGCTCTCCACCTCAAAGATAGAGTCGGTCGATCTGTTCGGCAGTTTCACGAACGACTCCACGGAGGAGTCGAAACCGGCGGGCATTCTCGATTATCTGCCGGACAATACGATCATCCTGATCGACGACGCCACGGCGTTGCAAGGCTCCGCGCACCGCGAACTGCTCGATGCGGCGCTGCCCCGCTTCCGGCACGTGGTGCTCCACCGCCTCGAAAAAAAGGTCATCGATTTCGCTTCGGGCGAGCAGCAGCGGCTGCAAGGCAATTTCCGTCTGCTGGCGGGACGCTTGCAGGAGGAGGCAGCGCAAGGCTTGAAGCCGCTCTTCGCCTGCGCGTCGCGCCGGGAGATCGAGGAGCTGGCGGAGTTCATTTCCGAGGAGCGCGAGCCGGGTCAGCCAACCGAAATCTTCGATTCCATCGACTGGATTCCGGCCAACCTGCACTCCGGCTTCGCGTTCGGCGAGCTGAACCTCTACACCGAGTCGGACATTTTCGGCAAGTTCCATACCCACAAATCGCACCGCAAGCGCAAGGTGCGTGGCATTTCGCTCAAGGAGCTGCAACGCCTCAAGGTGGGCGATTACGTCGTGCACGAAGATTACGGCGTTGGCGTCTTCCGTTCGCTCGAAACGATCCAGGTGGGCGACTCGGAGCAGGAGTGCGTGCTGGTGGAGTATGAGGGCGGCGACCAGCTCTACGTCAACGTGCAGAACATCAACCTGCTCTCGAAGTACACGGCGTCGGAGGGCTCGCTGCCGAATCTCTCGAAGCTCGGCAGCGCGAAGTGGAGCGCCAAGAAGGAGAAGGTACGCAAGAAGCTGCGCGACATCGCGGCCAAGCTGATCCGCGTCTACGCCGAGCGCAAGATGACACCCGGTTTCGCCTTCGCGCCCGACTCGATCTTCCAGCGCGAGTTCGAGGCGTCGTTCATGTTCGAAGAGACCCCCGACCAGCTCAAGGCGATCCAGGAGGTCAAGAAGGACATGCAGTCCCCCTCGCCGATGGACCGGCTCATTTGCGGCGACGCCGGATTCGGCAAGACTGAAATCGCCATGCGCGCGGCCTTCAAGGCGGTCGAGTCGAAAAAGCAGGTTGCGATCCTGACGCCGACCACGATTCTGACTCACCAGCACGGCGAGTCGTTCGCGCGGCGCTTCGCCAACTTCCCGGTCAACATCGCCGTTCTGAGCCGCTTCGTGCCAAAAAAGCAGCAAAAAGAGGTGATCGAACGCATCGCGGCAGGAGCGGTGGACATCGTCATCGGCACGCACCGGATGGTCTCGTCCGACGTGATCTTCAAGGATCTGGGGTTGCTCGTCATCGACGAGGAGCAGCACTTCGGCGTCGAGATCAAGGAGAAGCTCCGCCAGCAGTTCCCCGGCGTGGACACGCTCACCATGTCGGCGACGCCGATTCCGCGCACCATGCAGTTCTCGATGCTCGGCGCGCGCGACATCTCCATCGTTTCGACGCCGCCAAAGAACCGCCAGCCGGTCGAGACGATCATCACCGAGTACGACTCGGCGACAATCCAGGCAGCCATCCGCCGCGAAATCCAGCGCGAAGGGCAGGTCTTCTTCCTGAACAACCGCATCGCCAGCCTCGAAGAGGTCGAACGCAAGCTCCGCGAGCTGGTTCCCTACGCCCGCATGGCCTCGGCGCACGGCCAGATGCCCGCCAAGGAGCTGGAGAACATCATGATGGACTTCATGCAGCAGGAGCTCGACGTGCTCATCGCGACCTCGATTATCGGCTCCGGGCTGGATATTTCCAACGCCAACACGATCATCATCAACCGCGCTGACATGTTCGGCCTGTCGGATTTGTACCAGCTCCGCGGACGCGTCGGGCGGAGCGAGCGCAAGGCCTACTGCTACCTCGTCACGCCACCCCTGCACACGCTCAAGCGCGAGGCGATCCAGCGCATCGCGGTGATCGAGAGCTTCACGGAGCTTGGCTCGGGCATCAACGTCGCCCTGCGCGACCTCGACATTCGCGGCGCGGGCAACCTGCTCGGCGCGGAGCAGTCGGGCTTCATCCACGAGATCGGCTTCGATCTTTACCAGAAGATGATCGAGGAGACCGTGGCCGAGCTCAAGCTCACCGAGTTCAGCCACATCTTCAGCGACAGCGAGAAGGCCGCGCTCAAGCCGCAGAAACCGTGCGACATGATCTTCTTCTTCGACGCGCTTCTCCCCGATTATTACATCACCGCCACGCAGGAGCGCTTCTCGTGCTACGACCGGATTTCGAAGGCTGCTGACGACGCGGCGCTCCGGAGCATCGCCAAAGAGCTCGAAGACCGCTTCGGCGCAATGCCGGAGGAGGTGCGGAACCTGCTGGCGCTCGCCCGCCTGAAGCATCTCGGCTCGTCGCTCGGCCTCGAAAAGATCGACCTCCAGCCGACGAGCGCTACCATTTTCCTCCCGTCGGACGATGACAAGGAGTTCTACGACAGCGCCTTTTTCAAGAACCTCATCGCCGCACTGCAGGACGGCTCGATCAAAGAGTACCACCCGCAGTTCAGGCACGAAAAAAAGATGAAGCTCGTCTTCCAGCACCCCGAAACCACCGACACCGCCCCGCTGGCGCTCATCGCCCGCTACGAAGCGCTGCTGAAGGCGGTCGCGGAGAGAACGGTTGCGAGCGAATAAAATCGCTATTTCCGCTTTCCTTCCTATAAGTCTTATAGGTCGTACAGGACTTATACGACCTATTCTTCCATAAGGACAGCCGCAAGGGACTGCCCGCCCCCCCCCATGACCCGACTTTTAACAATCGTTTAGAAACTAATTCCTGAACCGGAAAGGTTAATGGCTTTATGAAGTAATTCACTTCATGAACATAAAACCACACAGTCATGAACATTACAATTAATAACAGAGAGTGTTCAGCCCATGTTGGGGATAGATTGCTCGACGTAGCTCGCATTCATCATAGCCATATAGGATATTTCTGCGGCGGCAACGCCATCTGCCAGACCTGTTACGTCAGGGTGCTCGAAGGGGCGGAGCTGCTTTCGCCGATGAGCGACGCCGAGAAGGCGATGCTTTCCGACAAGCTGATCAAGGAGGGTACGCGAATGGGTTGCCAGACTCTCATAGAGAAACCCGGAAAGATCACGGTTCTTTCGGAGGTCGAGGCGGCCAAACAGATGGCCCTCGAAAATCCTCTCCAGCTTCCGGCGTACATGGGCAAAATGGGGTGGGAATCGGCGGTCAAGTTCACCGATACGATTACCTTCCAGTCAGAACGCGAAAAGACCGGCCACCCGATCGAGCCTACCCAGTTGCTCCACGACGTGATCTCGGGCATTGGCGATGCCATTCAGCTCGTGATCAACGCCATTCAGGCCGCTTTCGGAGTGAAGCATCCGGCGGACAAGCTCCAGCTCAAAGCGGACAACGGATGCGGCTGCGATGCGGCGCTCCTGGCGAAAACAGCAACTTGTGGCAACGGGCACGGCAGAGTTGTCTCTCCGGAAGTACTCCAGCTTCATCGGGAGAGAGGCGCGGTCTGCAACTGACCCGCTCTTGTGAAAAAAGCCGGAGCACCCGGCTTTTTTCATTTTCGCTCATCTGGCGAAATACCGCCCGAAGTACTCTTTGAAACCCATCGAACCGGAAGTATATTTCTACATAGAGAAACCTTCGGCACTTATCTGCGAATAATCGTTCACCATGTCAATCTCACCGCCATGATTATCTACATCAACGACAAACCTTGCGATGCCAAGGTTGGGGATCTGCTCCTCAACACCGCGAAACAGAACAAGTCGCATATCGGCTATATCTGCGGCGGCAACGCTATCTGCCAGAGCTGCTTCGTCTATGTGCTCGAAGGGGCCGACTGCCTCTCCAAACCGGGCGAGGATGAAAAAGCTTTTATCTCCGACAAGCTTTTAGCGGAGGGCGGACGCCTCGCCTGCCGCACCACCATCGTCAAGGAAGGAACAATCCGTGTGCTGAGCCGCGCCGAAAAATTCCGGCGGATCGTGCTCGGGCTGAACCTCCCCGACTTCATCACCTACGCGCAGGCCATCGGTTACAACGTGACCACCAAACTCCCCTCCGGCGTTTCGAGCATCGTGTCGAGAGTGCAGAGCGGACGGCTCAAGCCGGTCGAGTCGATCGGCAAGATCGCCAGCGGCCTCAGCCCGGCGTCGCAGCTCGTATACAATAATTTCGTCGAGGCATTCCCCTTCATGCAGATGCCTCTCGATATGGCTGGCAACACGGCCAAAGGGGCCATCGACACCGCGTCCGGGGCGCTTTGCGCGGTCAGCGGCGGGCGGCTGCACCTGCCGGGCTCGACCTGCGCGACCCACGACAAACCGGCGGAAGCCATCGAGCGCATTACCATTTCGGCCAAATAAGCCGCACGAACCTTTGACCGGCGCCTCCGGGAGGCCATCGACGACCACCGGAGGTGCTCAGCTTTGCACAGCGCTGTTTCAGAAATCCTGACGATCTTTACCGACGATGGGCTACTCATCCGATTTTGGAACTATCGAATTCGAACTTGGAGTGAAGACTCTCGAACGCTGGTTGCTCAAGCCGGAAAAAACGATGAACATCGCCATCGCCATTCCCAAAGAGCGCGCCCAGGACGAGCGACGCGTGGCCATTTCACCGGCAGGAGTCCAGATACTCTCCGAACAGGGCATCCGGGTGGTGGTCGAAAGCAATGCGGGCCACTTCTGCAATTTTCCTGACAACGATTACGCCGAAGCCGGAGCGATCATCGCCGCAAGCCCGGAGGAGCTTTACCCGCAAGCCAACGTCATCGTCAAGGTCTCGCCACCGCAACCCGAAGAGCTCCACCTCCTCTTGCCCGGCCAGATGCTCATCTCGGCGGTGCACCTCGGCACGGTAAGCCGGCAGATGATCAGGACACTGATCGACAAGAACATCACGGCGCTCGGCTTCGAATTCATCGAAACACGTGACGGCGAACTGCCCATCGTCCGGACGCTGAGCGAAATCGCCGGATCGCTGGCGATCCAGACGGCGGCGAAATACCTCGAAACCGGTTACGGCGGCAGCGGTATTCTGCTCGGCGGCATCGCCGGAGTGCCTCCCGCGCACGTCACGATCATCGGCGCGGGCACGGTAGGCCTTTTCGCCGCGCAGGACGCGCTCGGTCTCGGCGCGCAGGTGACGGTGATCGACAAGGAAATCAACCGTTTGCGGCGATTCGAGGCATTCTTCAACCGCCACCTGGTGACAGCCATCGCTAACGAGCACTACATCTCGCAGCTCGCGAAAATATCCGACGTCATGATCGGAGCGCTCAGCCCCAAGTTGAAGCTGGGCAAGCCGCTGGTGAGCGAACAGGTGGTCAAAATGATGAAGCCCGGCTCGGTGATCATCGATGTTTCGATCGATCAGGGGGCCTGCTTCGGCACCAGCCGCCATACGACGCACACCAACCCGATTTACGTCAAGCATGGCGTAACCCACTACTGCGTGCCGAACATTCCATCAGCCGTAGCCAAAACCGCGACCTTTGCCCTGACCAACACGCTCCTTCCATTTCTGCTGAAGCTGAACGCCTACCAGACCATTCCGGAAATCCTCTGGAACAGCCACAGCCTCAGAAAAGGCGCCTACCTCTACAAAGGGTACGTCACCAAGAAAATCCTCGCCGAACTCACCGATCTCCCCTTCCGCGAAATCGACATGCTGCTCGCCACGGCGTAAAAAAGGGCGGCCACAAGAGCCGCCCCTACATTATCCTGTCCACCAGATCCACAAAGTCCACACTGCACCAAACTCACAGGTAATCGAGCGCTTTGCCGAGCTGCCGCGCGATGTACGAGGCGCACGATACGCCGGAGTAGGTCACGGCGATCACCCCCTGACCGGGGAAGGTGCTGTCTCCGGCGACAAACAAATTCTTTACCGGCGTACGGTTCTGCGGCTTCAGCAGGATGTTCTGACCCGGCTTGAGCAGCGGGCCGTAGGAGCCGTCGCGGCGGTTGAGATAGCGCACGTGGCTCTGCGGCGTAGCGGTCACCATCAGCTCGACCGCCCCCTGCACTCCCGGCAGCAGGCGTTCGACTCGCGCGATGAGCGACTTCGCGAAAGCCTCTTTGGCGCTCCTGTATTCCGCGCCGCGATAGTCGTACTGCTCCCACTGCCATGTTTCGGCGGTCACGAAAAGGTGCAGCGCATGCTTGCCGGGCGGCGCGAGCGATGGATCGAGCAACGACGGGGCGGAGAAGTAGATCGTGCCGCCAAGCTGGTCGTACGTCGACCAGTCGCCGACGATGATGTGGTGCATATGAAATCCCTGCGGCACGATCGACGCATCGACTCCGAGCCAGATCTGGAACCAGCTCGGAGCCTTGATGAAACGGTCTTCCGGAATCCGCAGCCGGGGATCGTCCACAAGCTTGCTGAAGGTGTCCCAAATCGTAGCGTTGCTCACCACCGCTTTCGCTCTCACCTCCGCGCCGTCAGGGAGACGGACGCCGACCGCCGTCCCGTTCTCGACGATCACCTGCGCCACTTCGCAGCCGAACCGCACCGATCCGCCAAACTTCTCGATCCCCTTCACCAGCGCCGACGGGATCGCCCCGGAGCCGCCGACGGGATAATTGATGCCGCCGTGATGGCGGTCGGCGAGACAGATGCCCGCGTTGACCAGCGGCGTCGAAATGGCATCCTGCACCGCCCACGAGTAGGATTCGAGATCGATAAAACGCAGCAGCTCCGGATCGCTGACGAAACGCCGCGCCGTCTTGCCCATCGAAAAGAGCGTTTTGACGCCAAGCGCCGCAGCCTTGAGGGGATGGCGCGCACCGACAATCCCCAGATGCATCACATCTTCGAGCGACCCGGCAGGCAGTGCATTGAGAATTTCGTAGACCGACTCGAGTTCGTCGTAAAACTTCCGGATGCCCTCGCGCTCATGCGGAAAGCGGCGGCAGAGCGATTCGAGAAAACGCTCGCGGTCAAACCACGCAGGAACTTCGAAGCCTGCGGGCAGATGGTAGTGAATCTGCACCGGATCGGAAATGGTCTCGATCTCGACGCCGAGCTTGCGGAAAATCCGCGTATGCAAGTTGAGCGTCCCCC
This genomic window from Chlorobaculum limnaeum contains:
- the mfd gene encoding transcription-repair coupling factor; translation: MKFTADPTPQLASIVKKPVDLVLDSLAASAPYRALRETLAAPLAGEERRSVSISGVRGSLAPFIAARLFRDFDAPVVLFCGADEEEVYDNDLPLLLGGKPFRNTADELSPALGMLSRRQTLVVLAAFDDLGIEVCSAEASKDRVFPLAAGADVGYDSLMSFLKNNGFEKREFVENEGDYSVRGSIIDLFCYGSHEPVRIEFFGDTVSSLRNFDTDNQLSTSKIESVDLFGSFTNDSTEESKPAGILDYLPDNTIILIDDATALQGSAHRELLDAALPRFRHVVLHRLEKKVIDFASGEQQRLQGNFRLLAGRLQEEAAQGLKPLFACASRREIEELAEFISEEREPGQPTEIFDSIDWIPANLHSGFAFGELNLYTESDIFGKFHTHKSHRKRKVRGISLKELQRLKVGDYVVHEDYGVGVFRSLETIQVGDSEQECVLVEYEGGDQLYVNVQNINLLSKYTASEGSLPNLSKLGSAKWSAKKEKVRKKLRDIAAKLIRVYAERKMTPGFAFAPDSIFQREFEASFMFEETPDQLKAIQEVKKDMQSPSPMDRLICGDAGFGKTEIAMRAAFKAVESKKQVAILTPTTILTHQHGESFARRFANFPVNIAVLSRFVPKKQQKEVIERIAAGAVDIVIGTHRMVSSDVIFKDLGLLVIDEEQHFGVEIKEKLRQQFPGVDTLTMSATPIPRTMQFSMLGARDISIVSTPPKNRQPVETIITEYDSATIQAAIRREIQREGQVFFLNNRIASLEEVERKLRELVPYARMASAHGQMPAKELENIMMDFMQQELDVLIATSIIGSGLDISNANTIIINRADMFGLSDLYQLRGRVGRSERKAYCYLVTPPLHTLKREAIQRIAVIESFTELGSGINVALRDLDIRGAGNLLGAEQSGFIHEIGFDLYQKMIEETVAELKLTEFSHIFSDSEKAALKPQKPCDMIFFFDALLPDYYITATQERFSCYDRISKAADDAALRSIAKELEDRFGAMPEEVRNLLALARLKHLGSSLGLEKIDLQPTSATIFLPSDDDKEFYDSAFFKNLIAALQDGSIKEYHPQFRHEKKMKLVFQHPETTDTAPLALIARYEALLKAVAERTVASE
- a CDS encoding 2Fe-2S iron-sulfur cluster-binding protein, producing the protein MNITINNRECSAHVGDRLLDVARIHHSHIGYFCGGNAICQTCYVRVLEGAELLSPMSDAEKAMLSDKLIKEGTRMGCQTLIEKPGKITVLSEVEAAKQMALENPLQLPAYMGKMGWESAVKFTDTITFQSEREKTGHPIEPTQLLHDVISGIGDAIQLVINAIQAAFGVKHPADKLQLKADNGCGCDAALLAKTATCGNGHGRVVSPEVLQLHRERGAVCN
- a CDS encoding 2Fe-2S iron-sulfur cluster-binding protein, translating into MIIYINDKPCDAKVGDLLLNTAKQNKSHIGYICGGNAICQSCFVYVLEGADCLSKPGEDEKAFISDKLLAEGGRLACRTTIVKEGTIRVLSRAEKFRRIVLGLNLPDFITYAQAIGYNVTTKLPSGVSSIVSRVQSGRLKPVESIGKIASGLSPASQLVYNNFVEAFPFMQMPLDMAGNTAKGAIDTASGALCAVSGGRLHLPGSTCATHDKPAEAIERITISAK
- a CDS encoding alanine dehydrogenase, whose product is MGYSSDFGTIEFELGVKTLERWLLKPEKTMNIAIAIPKERAQDERRVAISPAGVQILSEQGIRVVVESNAGHFCNFPDNDYAEAGAIIAASPEELYPQANVIVKVSPPQPEELHLLLPGQMLISAVHLGTVSRQMIRTLIDKNITALGFEFIETRDGELPIVRTLSEIAGSLAIQTAAKYLETGYGGSGILLGGIAGVPPAHVTIIGAGTVGLFAAQDALGLGAQVTVIDKEINRLRRFEAFFNRHLVTAIANEHYISQLAKISDVMIGALSPKLKLGKPLVSEQVVKMMKPGSVIIDVSIDQGACFGTSRHTTHTNPIYVKHGVTHYCVPNIPSAVAKTATFALTNTLLPFLLKLNAYQTIPEILWNSHSLRKGAYLYKGYVTKKILAELTDLPFREIDMLLATA